The genomic DNA CCGCACGGGTGACCGCATACACCGCGAGCGGGTCCATCCCGTCGACGCGGACGCCCTCGACACCGTATGCATGAGCCTTCTCCGCGATGGTCTCGCTCGCGGTCTGGCGCTCCCGGGGGACCGAGATCGCCCACTGGTTGTTGTTGCAGACGAACACCGCCGGGACGTCGAACACGCCGGCGAAGTTGAGTCCCTCGTGGAAGTCGCCCTCGCTGGTCGCACCGTCGCCGAGGTGACACAACACGGCCGTATCGTCGTTGCCCTGCAACATCTGTCCCCACGCCATCCCCATCGCCTGGGGGACCTGGGTCGCGATCGGGATGTACTCCGGCATGAGGTTGACGTCCGCCGGGACGGAGTACCCCTCTCGATAGCCCCGGAGCGTCTTCAACAGCGCCGCGAGATCGGCCCCGTGGACGTACTTCGCGGCGTGGTCCCGGTAGGTCGGAAACAGCCAGTCCTCGTCGTCGAGCGCGTGGCTGGTGGCGACCTGCGAGCCCTCCTGGCCGGTCATCGGTGCGTAGGTCGCGATCCGGCCCTGGCGCTGGAGGCTGATCGTTCGCTGATCGAAGTGGCGCGCGAGCTTGATGTCGGCGTACATCCCGAGGAGTTCCGCCTCGGACAGCGCCGGCGGCTCGGCGCTCGACAGGAGGGTGCCGTCGTCGTCGAGGACACGGATGGGCTCGTCGCCGGACTGGGCGGCTCCGGTGCTGTGCTGGTAGTCGGCGTCGTCTTGGGCGCTCATGGGTGGTGTGGGTCGGTCGGCTGGCTGCTGGCTGGCCGGTCGGTGCGATACTGTCTGGAACGGTCGAGCGATCGTGGCATCGTCATCGATGCCCGTCGACGACCGTCACGGTGAGCCCGATCCGCCCGGCCGCGACCGGCGGACCGACGCCGTGTCGTGGCCACGATTGACGGGGATGGCTCGCGTTCGGCAGTCCGCCAGCATAAATGTAAATGTGCCAATCGCGCGAAGAGCGGCGCTGGAGCGCCAGGATGGCTGAACAGCCGCGCGAGTCGATGGTTCGCTGGCGGAAACCATACACTCCAGTCAAAGGCGATAGAACATAATAGTTTCGTGACTCCGGTTCACACGCCGATACCACCGGCGAATCGCCGGTCGGGACACCTACGCCACCGCATGCAGCGTTCGTGACCCTGTTCACCACACTGATCGTTCGTCGCCCGCGAGGTGTTCCGCGGTCGCTGGGGAGACGACTCTCGACGCGACCTCCGTTCGAGAGTACCACGAGAACGGTTCTCCCCGCCTGCCGTGTCGGCCAAAGCACGCGCCGACGACCGCGGATCGACGGGTTCGCCGGAACGGTTTTGTGTGATTGCCGGAACAGTATCGACATGGAGATCACGGTTCTCGGCACCGGCAGCCCGGTCCCGACCCTCGAACGCGCGGGCACGAGCATCGCGCTCGCGGTCGGCGACGAGACGCTGTTGATCGACTGTGGGCCAGGCACCACCCACCGCTGTATCGAGTACGGCGTCCATCCAGGCGAGATCGAGACGCTGTTTTTCACCCACCAGCACATGGACCACAACGCCGATTTCTTCCACTTCGTCATCGCGAGCTGGTCGCTCGGCCGAGAATCGCTCACGGTGTACGGCCCACCGGGAACCGACCGGCTGCTCGCGGCGCTCACCGACGTCTATCGGGAGGACATCGCCTACCGAGAACGGTTCTACGACGGCGCGGGTATCGAGGACATCGAGTGGGTCGAGACCCACGGCGATCTCGCCGTCGAAGGCGAGGCCTGGCGCGCAAGCGCGCTCCGGGTCGACCATTCGATCGAGACCTACGCGTATCGGTTCGACACCGACGCGGGCTCGTTCGTGTTCTCCGCCGACACGACGCCGATCGAATCGCTCCCGGAGTTCGCGGCCGGTGCGGATGTCCTCTTGCAGGATGCCTGCGTCGCCCGCGAGACCACGCCGCCGGGGGATCGGTGTGGCCTGGTCTGGGATCGCCTGACCGAGCCAATGTCGGATACACAGGCCGACCGACTCTCGCGGACCCATTGCAGTCCCGCCGAGGCCGGCGAGATCGCGGCCGAAGCCGGCGTCGAAACGCTCGTCCTGACCCATCTGCTCCCCTATCGGAATACGGAGGCGATGGTCGAGGAAGCGAAATCGACGTTCGGGGCGAGGTCGTCGTCGCCGAGGACGGAACGACGTTTTCGATATGATCCGAGTTCCTCAGCCCACGAGCCCGAGCTGGGCACCCGCGCCGAGCAGCCCGAAGACGATCACGAGCAGCGTGGCGACGGCGTAGTACGCCTTCGCGCCCGTCCCGGGCTGGAACCGGGCGGGGAGATGCTCGCGAACGATGTAGTAGTTGGCGACGTAGTAGAAAAACTGAAAGACCGAGACCATGATCGCCGCCCCCACGACGAGCGTGACCGGCAGCGAGCCGATGACGAGCAGCGGAACGAAGCTGATCGCGGCCATCAGCACGACGAGTGTCTTGCGGACCCGCTCGGTGTCCATCTCGCGTTCGAGTACCAACGGAAGGATGTCGCTCGCAACCCGGGGTGCACCGTCGAGGAGGGTGATGACCGTCGAGTAGAGCGCGGCGAACGCGCCGACGATCATCGCCCAGTACGCCCACGGCCCGAACGACGCCTCCAGAATGGAGCCGAGCGCGATGGCGAGGTTCTGGTCGGTCGGCGGGTTGGGGTAGAGCACGTTCGCTCCGAGCAGGATCATCGCGACGATGAGGACGAACGTGAACGCGTACGCGAGGTTGAAGTCGCGCCGACCGGTCTTGATCCACGCCGCGATGTAGTCGTGAAACTGCTCGTCGTGGGGATCAAGCTCCCGCTCGCGGAGTGCGCGTGCGCCCTGCTCTTTCGCCATCGACCAGCTCGCGAGGTTGATCGTCGTGCCGAGGCCGGTCGGGGCGAACCCCGCCATCGAGGCGAACAGCCCGAGGAACACCGCCGACCGGAGCTCGGGCACGGCGAACGCGGTCTCGGCGATCACCTCGGCCGAGGGCGGCGCGACGAAGATGCCGAGCACCAATAGGACGCCGAGCGCGACGACGAACAGTTTGAGAACGGTTTCGAGCAGGCTGTACCGCGAGGCGATCACGAGAGCGGTCGCGACCACGATGAGGATGGCGTACGCGAGAAGCCGCCCGAGACCGGGGACGACCGCCGACAGGAAGCTGGCCGCCGCGACCCCGACCGAGCCGGCGATGATCGTCTGCGGAACGACGACGATGAGCAGCGTCACCCACTGCGCCCAGTGGTTCGGGCCTGGCAAGTCGCCGTACCCCTCG from Halococcus agarilyticus includes the following:
- the pdhA gene encoding pyruvate dehydrogenase (acetyl-transferring) E1 component subunit alpha, which codes for MSAQDDADYQHSTGAAQSGDEPIRVLDDDGTLLSSAEPPALSEAELLGMYADIKLARHFDQRTISLQRQGRIATYAPMTGQEGSQVATSHALDDEDWLFPTYRDHAAKYVHGADLAALLKTLRGYREGYSVPADVNLMPEYIPIATQVPQAMGMAWGQMLQGNDDTAVLCHLGDGATSEGDFHEGLNFAGVFDVPAVFVCNNNQWAISVPRERQTASETIAEKAHAYGVEGVRVDGMDPLAVYAVTRAAIKKAKAPTDDERRPTLIESVQYRYGAHTTSDDPSVYRDEAESEAWRDRDPLDRLETYLYQTDVLDAEREAEIETRVEAEVAAAIETAETAETAPERMIEHVYEETPDRLQEQLDELNALREKYGDDAFAEVLG
- a CDS encoding Nramp family divalent metal transporter, with translation MATSTDTTTDGERVGEELNYPAESWGGFLRNHFGPSLLWALTAIGSSHIVLAPTLSGLYGVFAVWIAVAVFLVKYGGWELGVRYNYGVGRNPVEGYGDLPGPNHWAQWVTLLIVVVPQTIIAGSVGVAAASFLSAVVPGLGRLLAYAILIVVATALVIASRYSLLETVLKLFVVALGVLLVLGIFVAPPSAEVIAETAFAVPELRSAVFLGLFASMAGFAPTGLGTTINLASWSMAKEQGARALRERELDPHDEQFHDYIAAWIKTGRRDFNLAYAFTFVLIVAMILLGANVLYPNPPTDQNLAIALGSILEASFGPWAYWAMIVGAFAALYSTVITLLDGAPRVASDILPLVLEREMDTERVRKTLVVLMAAISFVPLLVIGSLPVTLVVGAAIMVSVFQFFYYVANYYIVREHLPARFQPGTGAKAYYAVATLLVIVFGLLGAGAQLGLVG